From one Papio anubis isolate 15944 chromosome 12, Panubis1.0, whole genome shotgun sequence genomic stretch:
- the MEN1 gene encoding menin gives MGLKAAQKTLFPLRSIDDVVRLFAAELGREEPDLVLLSLVLGFVEHFLAVNRVIPTNVPELTFQPSPAPDPPGGLTYFPVADLSIIAALYARFTAQIRGAVDLSLYPREGGVSSRELVKKVSDVIWNSLSRSYFKDRAHIQSLFSFITGWSPLGTKLDSSGVAFAVVGACQALGLRDVHLALSEDHAWVVFGPNGEQTAEVTWHGKGNEDRRGQTVNAGVAERSWLYLKGSYMRCDRKMEVAFMVCAINPSIDLHTDSLELLQLQQKLLWLLYDLGHLERYPMALGNLADLEELEPTPGRPDPLTLYHKGIASAKTYYRDEHIYPYMYLAGYHCRNRNVREALQAWADTATVIQDYNYCREDEEIYKEFFEVANDVIPNLLKEAASLLEAGEERPGEQSQGTQSQGSALQDPECFAHLLRFYDGICKWEEGSPTPVLHVGWATFLVQSLGRFEGQVRQKVRIVSREAEAAEAEEPWGEEAREGRRRGPRRESKPEEPPPPKKPALDKGLGASQGAVSGPPRKPPGTVPGTARGPEGGSTAQVPAPAASPPPEGPVLTFQSEKMKGMKELLVATKINSSAIKLQLTAQSQVQMKKQKVSTPSDYTLSFLKRQRKGL, from the exons aTGGGGCTGAAGGCCGCCCAGAAGACGCTGTTCCCGCTGCGCTCCATCGACGACGTGGTTCGCCTGTTTGCTGCCGAGCTGGGCCGAGAGGAGCCGGACCTGGTGCTCCTTTCCTTGGTGCTGGGCTTCGTGGAGCATTTTCTGGCTGTTAACCGCGTCATCCCCACCAACGTTCCCGAGCTCACCTTCCAGCCCAGCCCCGCCCCCGACCCGCCTGGCGGCCTCACCTACTTTCCCGTGGCCGACCTGTCTATCATCGCCGCCCTCTATGCCCGCTTCACCGCCCAGATCCGAGGCGCTGTCGACCTGTCCCTCTATCCTCGAGAAGGGGGTGTCTCCAGCCGTGAGCTGGTGAAGAAGGTCTCCGATGTCATATGGAACAGCCTCAGCCGCTCCTACTTCAAGGATCGAGCCCACATCCAGTCCCTCTTCAGCTTCATCACAGGTTGGAGCCCACTAG GCACCAAATTGGACAGCTCCGGTGTGGCCTTTGCTGTGGTTGGGGCCTGCCAGGCCCTGGGTCTCCGGGATGTCCACCTCGCCCTGTCTGAGGATCATGCCTGGGTAGTGTTTGGGCCCAATGGGGAGCAGACAGCTGAGGTCACCTGGCATGGCAAGGGCAACGAGGACCGCAGGGGCCAGACGGTCAACGCTGGTGTGGCTGAGCGG AGCTGGCTGTACCTGAAAGGATCATACATGCGCTGTGACCGCAAGATGGAGGTGGCATTCATGGTGTGTGCCATCAACCCTTCCATTGACCTGCACACCGACTCGCTGGAGCTGCTGCAGCTGCAGCAG AAGCTGCTCTGGCTGCTCTATGACCTGGGACATCTGGAAAG GTACCCCATGGCCTTAGGGAACCTGGCAGATCTGGAGGAGCTGGAGCCCACCCCTGGCCGGCCAGATCCACTCACCCTCTACCACAAG GGCATTGCCTCAGCCAAGACCTACTATCGGGATGAACACATCTACCCCTACATGTACCTGGCTGGCTACCACTGTCGGAACCGCAACGTGCGCGAAGCCCTGCAGGCCTGGGCAGACACAGCCACTGTCATCCAGGA CTACAACTACTGCCGGGAAGACGAGGAGATCTACAAGGAGTTCTTCGAAGTAGCCAATGATGTCATCCCCAACCTGCTGAAGGAGGCAGCCAGCTTGCTGGAGGCGGGCGAGGAGCGGCCAGGGGAGCAGAGCCAG GGCACCCAGAGCCAAGGTTCTGCCCTCCAGGACCCTGAGTGCTTCGCCCACCTGCTGCGATTCTACGACGGCATCTGCAAGTGGGAGGAGGGCAGTCCCACGCCTGTGCTGCACGTGGGCTGGGCCACCTTTCTTGTGCAGTCCCTAGGCCGTTTCGAGGGACAG GTGCGGCAGAAGGTGCGCATAGTGAGccgagaggccgaggcagccgAGGCCGAGGAGCCATGGGGCGAGGAAGCCCGGGAAGGCCGGCGGCGGGGCCCACGGCGGGAGTCCAAGCCAGAGGAGCCCCCGCCACCCAAGAAGCCAGCACTGGACAAGGGCCTGGGTGCCAGCCAGGGTGCAGTGTCAGGACCCCCCCGGAAGCCCCCTGGGACGGTCCCTGGCACAGCCCGAGGCCCTGAAGGTGGCAGCACGGCTCAGGTGCCAGCGCCTGCAGCGTCACCACCGCCAGAGGGTCCAGTGCTCACTTTCCAGAGTGAGAAGATGAAGGGCATGAAGGAGCTGCTGGTGGCCACCAAGATCAACTCGAGCGCCATCAAGCTGCAACTCACGGCACAGTCGCAAGTGCAGATGAAAAAGCAGAAAGTGTCCACCCCTAGTGACTACACTCTGTCTTTCCTCAAGCGGCAGCGCAAAGGCCTCTAA